One genomic window of Malaciobacter molluscorum LMG 25693 includes the following:
- a CDS encoding nitrous oxide-stimulated promoter family protein, producing the protein MTEKKFETEIDTLKKFYEYYCKDKHDNLKKNVVKFSYNNKNYNMQLLLCDECINNIKYSFERLQECKHEIKPRCRNCSQPCYDKTHWKNTAKVMKYSAIRLGLSSIKQKVKNIFK; encoded by the coding sequence ATGACAGAAAAAAAATTTGAAACAGAAATTGATACTCTTAAAAAGTTTTATGAATATTATTGTAAAGATAAACATGATAATCTAAAAAAAAATGTTGTAAAATTTTCATACAATAATAAAAATTATAATATGCAATTATTATTATGTGATGAGTGTATTAATAATATAAAATACTCATTTGAGAGATTACAAGAGTGTAAACATGAAATAAAACCAAGATGTAGAAATTGTTCTCAACCTTGTTATGATAAAACACATTGGAAAAATACTGCAAAAGTTATGAAATATAGTGCTATTAGATTAGGATTATCTTCAATAAAACAGAAAGTAAAAAATATATTCAAGTAA
- a CDS encoding Hsp20/alpha crystallin family protein has translation MLLTKFDPFKDLADFEKRLYKTNEGVSGFVPMVNTREGEFAYHIDVDLPGVKKENIKVDIHKDVLTISGERKTKEEIKEEDYYKVETSFGKFSRGFTLPENADIENIDANYENGVLEIIVPKLAEEKHKKIIQIK, from the coding sequence ATGTTACTTACAAAATTTGATCCATTTAAAGATCTTGCTGACTTTGAAAAACGATTATATAAAACAAATGAAGGTGTAAGTGGATTTGTTCCTATGGTAAATACAAGAGAAGGTGAATTTGCATATCACATTGATGTTGATTTACCAGGTGTAAAAAAAGAGAATATAAAAGTTGATATTCATAAAGATGTATTAACAATCTCAGGTGAAAGAAAAACAAAAGAAGAGATAAAAGAAGAAGACTATTATAAAGTTGAAACATCATTTGGTAAGTTTAGTAGAGGCTTTACTTTACCAGAAAATGCAGATATTGAAAATATTGATGCTAATTATGAAAATGGAGTATTAGAAATAATAGTTCCAAAATTAGCAGAAGAAAAGCACAAAAAAATTATTCAAATTAAATAA
- a CDS encoding metallophosphoesterase yields the protein MRFLIFISIFIIVFALMSIYISKRFIKKLHFKKVYKNYLNYFLIINLIGVFCYFLFRRYPLIPNEIYFLLSIPIGIIFLLFSTTIIYDLTSLVVNKTVKDNSRRDFLKKTLDFSAVAIAAGINSKAIYNAKHAQLEKVNIKLNKLKQKYNIVQISDIHIGGLIDKEFISSMVEKINSLNTDAIVITGDLVDTNLKFAKPALEELKHLNSKYGTYFIVGNHEYFHGVDKIISYVKTLNITVLENSNTYIGNKNNGFNLAGVYDRFGERFGSYKPDIKASLKNIDITSPTVLLAHQPKYIEEIDTTNIDLILSGHTHGGQIVPFNLLVKLQQPYIKGLHQHNKNTQIYVNKGTGFWGPPMRLGSSAEITYINLLPY from the coding sequence ATGAGATTTTTAATTTTTATTTCAATTTTTATTATTGTTTTTGCGCTTATGAGTATTTATATTTCAAAAAGATTTATAAAAAAACTACATTTTAAAAAAGTTTATAAAAATTATTTAAACTATTTCTTGATTATAAACCTAATTGGAGTTTTTTGTTATTTTCTATTTAGAAGATACCCTTTAATACCAAATGAAATATATTTTTTACTTAGTATTCCAATAGGGATAATTTTTCTTCTATTTTCTACGACAATAATATATGATCTAACTTCACTTGTTGTAAATAAAACAGTAAAAGATAATTCAAGACGAGATTTTCTAAAAAAAACACTTGATTTTAGTGCAGTTGCAATTGCAGCGGGAATAAATTCAAAAGCAATCTACAATGCTAAACATGCACAACTTGAAAAAGTAAATATAAAACTAAATAAATTAAAACAAAAATATAATATTGTTCAAATAAGTGATATACATATTGGTGGATTGATTGATAAAGAATTTATTTCATCAATGGTTGAAAAAATAAATAGTTTAAATACTGATGCAATTGTTATAACAGGAGATTTAGTAGATACAAATCTAAAATTTGCAAAACCTGCATTAGAAGAATTAAAACATTTAAATAGCAAATATGGAACATACTTTATAGTTGGTAACCATGAGTATTTTCATGGAGTAGATAAAATAATTTCATATGTTAAAACATTAAATATTACTGTTTTAGAAAATAGTAATACTTATATTGGGAATAAAAATAATGGATTTAATCTTGCTGGAGTATATGATAGATTTGGAGAAAGATTTGGTTCTTATAAACCTGATATAAAAGCTTCACTAAAAAATATAGATATAACCTCTCCTACTGTTCTTTTAGCCCATCAACCAAAATATATTGAAGAAATAGATACAACAAATATAGACTTAATATTAAGTGGACATACACATGGAGGACAAATAGTACCTTTTAATTTACTTGTGAAACTTCAACAGCCATATATAAAAGGCTTACACCAACACAATAAAAATACTCAAATTTATGTTAATAAAGGTACAGGATTTTGGGGACCTCCTATGAGACTTGGTTCCAGTGCAGAAATTACATATATAAATTTACTTCCATATTGA